CATCTGTTGCCATGCCAATTTGTTATCATATCTCTGTTCCAGCAAGCAAGGAACAAAGAATGCCTGTCCAACCTTCAGAACAGATTTCAGCATCTCTGGTGATGTGATCATAGGACAGATGATGTCGAATAAATGCAAAACTTGCAGAATGGACTCAAACTGACTTTCATTGACACCTTTCTGCACCAGCAGATAGTGAGCCAATGGCCATGACATCATTCCTTCTTCCTTTAATTTCTTCAGATCTTTCCAGAGATCTGGTGGCAGGTTACTTTTCTCGAGGATGGTAACAAAGATAGTGAGGACATTGACCAGCCATTGTAGATCAGTGAAAACTTTTCTTTCTAACTCACTTACATTTGAATAGAATGCAATCGTGCTCAAACTCGACAAATATTTCAGTGCCGATCGACATTCTCCAACTGTTACAATATCACAGAATTTTCGAGCCAACTCGCACACTTCATCGATGTCGAGTATTTTGCCTTCGTTGCCTGCTAGTTGAGACACCCTGCTCAACAATTTATCCAGAACTGCCCACGGCAAAGGAATAGCCTGTCGTTGACTCCACAGTGACCGTACCATTGCTACAAATATCTCCTTCACCTTCATCACCACCGGATCAGGATTCTTGGTGCCAGATCGTGTGTTGTCAACACGAAAAGTCAGTTTATTCGGATTTTTCTCTGCCAACACCATGTGATCACCAAACTCGTTCCTCTGTACCACATCTTGCAgtatttcttcttgttcttctaaaaattttggatcCATGTTCTTTGTTTCGTCTTCTCGAGTGGACACTGCAAATGTGACTGGTGCTCGCTTGACGTAGTCCTGACCAAGAAAAGGACCATCACTCACTGATGGATGAGCCATCTTGATGCAATTCATGTGGTAAGCCAACAGCTCACGTCTCGTCTTAGGACCAAACCGTTCCATCACCAACTGTTTGCTTCCTTGTTCGGGTCGGAACAAACATTGAGGTATGGGATCTGCAAGACTCTTTGTTCCGTCCATCACTATCATGTAAGCGGTTGCACTGTAGTCACTGCTGTCTGCCATCAGTGCTGCGTGCGTCATCAGAAACCGCTCTTGACCACCGCGATCACACAATGTGATCAACATCATCATTTTACTTTTCTCTAATTCAGCCTTGTCATGACGCAGTAGATCTGCAAATGCTGCTTGTACCTCAGTTAGTTCTGTGGAGAACAGAAAATCGTGTAGCGACTTCTTCAATACTGTGATGCTGCCTTCTCGTCCGgttgtctttctctctgttgttAAAGCTACAGTGTTGCTACTACTCGCCGGCTGTTGTTCAGCTGGTTGACTTGTCTGCTCGATGACAGAATCTCCCTCGTCGTCTTGTGTTACTTCTTCTCTAGTGTCTGCTGCCCCTTCTTGGTGGTGCTTTTCAACATACTCATGAAAGCCTCTGACCAAAACTTGATCAAGGATCTGTTCTTTGTCTTCTGGTTTCAGTTCCTTCCAGTCCGTGTTCGAACCGCCTCCAATTCTCATCACTTTCACGTGCGCTCCTCTCGTGCTTTCCCTCTTATCAATAAATGGCTCGTCCAAATAAGAATCTCCAAGAGAAGACTTGCCGGCATCTTCTTCACCAAACATATCGATGTTTCCTCGTAGTATTGGTAACTCTCCCTTTTTCAAAGCATTTTCGTAATCAGATTTCACAGATGGACCCAGACGATCAATAGCACCTATGAAAAAGTGATGACAACAGTTAATTACAATAGTAAATGCACAACAGCcataacatacacacatgcatcaaTTAGATTCCAATAGATAACTAAAAGCCAACTAGTATTACTAAAATATGCAACTATACAGCTGAATGTGATTTGAAGAAATGcacaacaaaacattgaaatagtATGCCAGCATTCCATAACTACCGGGAAATTCCAAAACAGCGCACAGGGCAGCAATACGGAATATGGGATTTTAGGGAAGAATATCCGTTCTCAATAAGCGCCTGGGTGGTTCgtaggaaactctggaaattggcagattgacttgagtaccaCAAGTGGGAGGCCCATCTTGCAAAGTTTTGCATATATACTTAGTCTTTATAAACTTAAAGGAGCACTATCCAGATTTATGCGCATGCTTGCTGCCATGCCCACGCCTTGCACTTGTAGGGTTACATCATTCTGTTCGCACAATTTAGATTAGTTAACACGCTTTCCTAGCTTCACCTGAATGACGAATCAAGTTTAGTTTTTGTATAGACAGACTAGGACAGCAACCAGGTGATTAGGTCTAAATGACGCTGACTACGTACGGTAGCACGACAGTCAAAGTGACTACATCTGATCATGTCTAGACATGTCCTAGGACACTGGTGAATAAATTGAGGCTAAAATGATTACCTAGAAACGTGATTCAGCATGAAGTCGATCACCAAGCTGTaagtctacatttgcatctGTCTTTTCATGTCAATCAGCCTTCAGAGAGTCTCTTCACTTATTAGATGCGCTTCTCATTTCTTTAATGGCACGCAATGTTGTCCAGATACTCTTCCTGCACCGTCGTGGCTTTGCCATATCTTGCACGGTTTCCTAGAACTTACTTACTTGAACATCCAGGTCATGTTACTTGGCGAAAAACACGCGGTATCAGGGCAACGAGACTCAATCATCTATATTATAGCCTACCAAATATACAGTTCGCATATTCTTGCTTTACGGCTGCCCCTAACCTAAACTTTGCTAAAGGACATTCTGGAGTCCGAGGGCAATCAGAACAGTGGTCCTTTAACTCCTGCTACTCCCTCATAACTGCTTAACCATATCAAGCTTTACTCACTGACCGAAACAGCATCAACTCAAATTATAACGTCACAATAGCTGAAAACTACAGTTTAGAATGAAATATTAGCGGGAATTTATATTGGCAAATTGGTGAATTTTTCAGCAactgccaatataaaatccgccattaatttggctaccaggatatgttgacgtgACCGTCCACGTGGACCAGCCATCATATCAAGTGGTACGTCACACCGATGAGTCCTTGCTTGCCATCTGTTCtgcctatgaatgaggccATAAGactatggatgaagctgaaCTGTCACGTTCATGCGAGTCCCGTTCATTGTACTAACACAAAGCAGTTCTTCGTCACTATGCAGTAGtcggagaccagtaagttagggaaatgttagccacgaacacagctgtcaatcacaaactcctccatgaccacttatcGTGAGATGTacatcagttatcaaacaacgatgtcgactgccaaaataaaatctgccaatatgctttgtccgtcaatttcttagcaaactgcAAATAGaaattcctgccaatgtttcatcgtATACGGTATTGTAAACAATGATCACATGCAGTATTGACTTTCCGTACAAAGAAAAGCCAATACAACATTCAGATATTAATTTAGGTATCACATacataaatcaataaaaactaaacaaatttcTGCTGGTCAGTTGGATCGCTCTGTTGTGAGTTGCAAatatgataaaaataaatactgACAATCTACTACAAGAATAGTAGGTGAGATGAACTTGTGTGATAATGAAAATAATCACCTCTTCTAACATTAGTATGCTGTTACTTCTAGGGATAGGAAAAATCATTATACATGACAAAAGGTGttacatatacagtattggCTATTGTTTGACATCGTCATAATGCACACGATTGTGTCACTTACTGGGAAGTTGAACATCAATGTTTGCACTTTCTACAACATCTGGTGATGGATTTACAGCTGCAACAGCACTCTAAAatcacacataaacaagttaTAGTTAAGacacaaaatttacactacacaacaatcagATCACACTTCCTCGATGAATTCCTTCAAATGGGAAAGGATAGCAGAACGAGTTTCTTTGCGACTGCCCCACTCTGACTGCAGACTTTCTTCTCCTACTTGAATTGCAGTTTTGCCAGTCTGTCCAATAAAAGCACAGTGTTTGTTATTGGTGCAATAAACAGCAACACCTCATACCTTactagtatgtatatatacatacatgctcattaaacaacataaactatttacaaatttaatgcTAAAACACAGTTACTGTAATCCAGCGTTCGTTATCTGTTGTTCAcacagtaacaaacaaactagttGTATTAATAATCACACATTCACTAAATCAATGCTCACCACTGTGTCACTCCTCGTTTCAAACCACCACATATCCATATCCTATGCATTCATGTCACTGACccataaaaattatttaattactctaAATGTACATCAACATTATGATCAGCACTTCAAACAAGATCATTATCAGTGTATGCTTTCAATAAATATTCTCCCATTTCCATTCACTAACAccagaaaacaacaaaaccatCACTAGAAATTAACAATATAAAAACTCATCACAATACAAAGCATCTTCCTTAACTTCTCTACTTGAAAATATTTCatacaacaaaaaaattgtcCACAAGGTCAATGCTATCTGTTTACAAGCTTTCCCAACAGCTGAGCAAACTGCCATCTCTTCTCTCAAAACACACACTTTCAACAAGTGTACAGCAACTTAATCCTCCATTCACACTCTACACATTAACACTAAttgatttctttctgtttcctCTTTCTCAGCACATTATGGTtgcaaaaacagacaaatgaacaattTGTCTGCTAAATGGTTGAAAGTAATGAAAATGATTTGTttgcaaatttattatttGATTATCTGTTGGCTTTAAAATGCACTACACTGTGCAAATGTAAAAACGTAATTCATTAAAATCATCACAACTCAACTGTTcatgtttgttgctttagCAGTTGAGATAAAATGTCACACGACATTCATGTATTATCATCATAGTCTTCATTTCTTGTTCTCATCACTGACCCACAAACATTTAACCAAACAATAACAGGGTTCAACACAGAGCCGACTGAGCCAGCAAACTGTCGGTTGAAACTGTTCTTTGCGGCTCAAAGGGCACAAAAAGTGAAAATACGGCTAAAATTTGAGACATTGAGGTTTCAGTCTGATATGATCCGTCGATTCCAGTCAGATGGACAATATCTACAAATGTCAGTGTAAGACAGAATAACCTGGCTCTTATTGCTCACAGTTTAACACTCCAGAGCTTCCATCTACTCCTCCCACAAGAGTGGGTTAAGTAAGAACGAGGTTTCTCAAGCATTTaccaattattaattatcagTTAGCTACACATGGAGATCGGTCAGCGAGATGTTTTTCTATCCTCAGCTGTTCATTGGTTAATACTGTTCTATAATCACTCAGGTGGAACCTAATCTGGAATGCACACAAAACCGTCAAGGCCAAGAGCTCTAACACGATGTGTCTAGACGTGTTCCTAGGGTCTTGTCACAAGTTATTCAGGGTATCCTGATTGAGAAGTTGGACTACACTGAATACATTGGTAAAAGTGGACACGCCACTGGACAATTAATTGTTTTGCGAGCTGACCAAAAATTCATGGAAAGAACACTAAATACTAACTGCTCACATCTGCCATATCTCTTATTATCTTACATTACAGCTCAAAGAACAACTAAAACATATTAGCACAAAATACTTCAAACCAAATACAACAAGTgtctacatacattgttcttagctGACACATCAACTCCCAATGATGTCAACAGCTTCACAACTGATAAATGGTCATTTGTAAGATGATACTTTGAACAGATCAGATGTAATGCTGTTGATCCAtcctaaacaataaacaatttacatgAGATACAAAAAAGGTGAAAACCAAAAACTTACAATGATACTAAAACGGCATGCAGTCATACTGGACCAACCCACAGACTATTatcaaacagcagcaactaCTTGCTGTCATAtacaacagacatgcaaacatatacaacagacaacatgAATTAGAAACAATTAACATttgaacaataaacaaacttctgaATAAGTCAATtcaacaatattgttgttgatacaaataaaaagaaaTGATAAATGAGTTGGTACTCAGAAAGTCAGTTTGCTAGTTTCAATAACCCActagaatcaacacaacacacgaAATACTTTGTCTACTCAACAATTTtacaataaacagaaatcCAGTGTGTGCATGAATGGCTTGATCAGTGCAGTATATGTAAAAAGATTGTATCACCAATTGatttctacattaattaattaaagagtctTATCAGTCTGGGTTCAAAAAATGCAGTCAccaagtcgccatatggcAACCACTTCTAGGTGGTTGGCGACTCAACGAGCGGTGTGGTCAACaatttggcgactagaaatatttggtagtttttAGTCTTTGTGGCAGCGGCTCTTGGATGCgaaccacctgctcagcagataCGTTTCGCGTTACAATATGTTGCCACTTTCTAAGTTTCCATTTAGTGGCACACTGCAAAGTAGGCCGTCTAACTTAGCACCTTCGTACATATCACgtaacaacgtatcacctagcaatctattgtGAGTTGTTGCTATTCTTACATTTAATTTAGGTCTATTAGGTGcgtttaatttttcaaacaatcgcGGTTACTTCTATTCTTCATACGCTGCACcagcaaatccaagtcaacagctctataATCGATGAGACATCATTGTGCACCAGCTTCTCTCGAATGAAACACGAAATCTGCAGTCAATCGTAGTTGAAGAGGAAggcaactgcctatttagatccttttctacgCTGTTCAAAGGAAACAAAGACTCTGACtatcttgaattgagacaaataaaaactATTACGTAGATCTTTTGCAAACGCCGGGCATCAgaaatggcaaaacaaacagctttttccacagcaagcTGCGTGAGTGTCTTTCTATGAGAAGAACTACCAGGTACGTCCAGGAGCTCGTACGTCTCCTGGTGCTACTAAGAAAGtctgttcagacaaaagtttctgcatgtaaAATTCTGAAATCcagatgttgaatgatgccacgCGCTATTGAAgtgctacaataacaaaagtttatcacttgtgttccagagattagcacagctagcca
The sequence above is drawn from the Corticium candelabrum chromosome 8, ooCorCand1.1, whole genome shotgun sequence genome and encodes:
- the LOC134182820 gene encoding uncharacterized protein LOC134182820 is translated as MMMLITLCDRGGQERFLMTHAALMADSSDYSATAYMIVMDGTKSLADPIPQCLFRPEQGSKQLVMERFGPKTRRELLAYHMNCIKMAHPSVSDGPFLGQDYVKRAPVTFAVSTREDETKNMDPKFLEEQEEILQDVVQRNEFGDHMVLAEKNPNKLTFRVDNTRSGTKNPDPVVMKVKEIFVAMVRSLWSQRQAIPLPWAVLDKLLSRVSQLAGNEGKILDIDEVCELARKFCDIVTVGECRSALKYLSSLSTIAFYSNVSELERKVFTDLQWLVNVLTIFVTILEKSNLPPDLWKDLKKLKEEGMMSWPLAHYLLVQKGVNESQFESILQVLHLFDIICPMITSPEMLKSVLKVGQAFFVPCLLEQRYDNKLAWQQMTISTFCPPSLIFRPEGFDATPEPIYFRLVSRCASEYAHRPMLKRGCAIFHANDDLELDLELVYHRLRYIIATVYFPDDKISMNKLKQQCSITRQFLICQLNEVKKRGLDGIKFTVCVKPPPTEAEVADLIDDDCLVCIDEYPQQRSLINRKNERVPRRQFPTLDLWFNDVGKVSDVAIERDARQQDEPQTNVGKGDDEQQDIKEPLKKKKKLMVKEVSGYSLDFDTVRDAVVKYGCNYWYEIGLKLGLNGNEIIDKTHVIPPSAGKLLAVIEAKRVKDGKEKTAEDLLRACYCMSTPIGKQVEDELKKVFRERKVGE